agtatttataaattttaagtaaaatttgccataattttgtaaaacaaTTCTTCcgttacaaattgaaaatgcaaaccACCAAAACGAAACGTGTGAAGAAGACCAAATCACGGGTCCAGAAGCTAATTGCCATTACAACGCCCAAGTTGCCAATACGTCGCCTGGTTATACCGCGTCCCGATGTGCTCCACACGTATCTAGAGTACAACCAGATCAATCAGTATCTGGAATATATAGTAAATCGCTATTCGAACTTTGTCAAACTCTATACGCTGGGCATCACACACGAGAAGCGTGAAGTGCGCGCTTTGGAGATCAACTGGATGAATCCTGACAATGTCGAGCTGCCAACCACATTGCGCATGCAGGCTGCCAAGCAGGCGGAGCTGTATAGGAGCAGCGGAGCCAAGGGTCCCATGGTGCTGCCCGGGGATAAGAATCGCAACATTATCTTCATTGAGGCGGGCACACATGCTCGGGAATGGATTACGGTCAGCACCAGTCTCAATTGCATCTATCAGCTGACGGAACGTTATACCCGAAACATTGAAGTGTTGCGCAATCTGCGTTTCATCATTGTGCCCTTGGTCAATCCCGATGGCTACGAATACTCGCGCACCAAGGTGAGACAATTCAAGACTTTCACTTCCACTTCACTTCCATTTATTCCCCTTCTCCCACTTAGAATCGCAACTGGCGTAAAAATCGACGACCGCATAAGGGCACCAAGTTCGTCGGCACCGACTGCAATCGCAATTACGATGTGTACTGGGAGAGCGGTCCGAGCAAGACGCAACGCAACACCTACAAGGGTGAGCGTCCCTTCTCCGAGCCCGAGACGCGTGCCATGCGCAACATTCTCGACAGTCTGGCGCccaatttgttgttcttcttatCTCTACACTCCTACGGCCAGAGCATCATGTATCCCTGGGGCTATTGCCGTGATCCGCCCTATCACTGGCGTGAGCTGCACACATTGGCCACCTGCGGACGCACCGCCATCAAGACGTACAATGGTCGCGAGTATCGCACCGGCTCCATTAGCTGCCTGACCAAACGCACCATTGCCGGCTCAGTAGTGGACTACGTCTATGGTGTGCTGAAGGCGCCCATGGCGCTGGTCATGGAGTTGCCATCCCGAGAACTGGGCTTTCAGCCGCCAGTCGAGATGATCAGCCAGATTGGACACGAGAGCTGGTTTGGCATACGCGAGATGTGCAAGAGTGCTTTCGATTTGCGGCGTCGCATCAATCGCGACGAGGAGCCCGTGGCTCCCAGACCACCGCGTGCTGCAGGCGCCGGAGACTGTGCATcggcagccaacagcagcggTGAGGAGAAGAAAACCACACCCAAGAAGGTGCGCATGCGAAAGCGCAGCAAACGCACCATACTCTCACAGCATGCGGATATACTCGAAATGCAGAAGCGACACAAGGCAGCGACGATGATGTTGCCACGACGACCATTGACGGCGCCAGCTTTGGTCAGACGTGCTGGGCAAGGCGATGAGCCTTCAGACACAGTTTAAGCAATTGGACGAATAGCAATTAGTGGACGATAGGATTAACTGAATGAATTAGGTGTGTATTTCTATGTGTGAACAATAAACTAATACAATTCACAAACTTGAGCTGGACTTTGGTCCCCAAAATTATTGTATCGCAATTgggtatttttgtatttttccgCAACGCGGTTTTTGtacaattcaaaaatataaaggaATATGGGCGCAATGGCAATGTTCATAAtaagtgtgtgcgagtgtagtgtgtgtgtgtaattttttttgttaaaactaattattaaGACAACAGCTGAGATTTTCACTTGCGCTCCAGCAACGGCACACGCGGCGCAGCGTATTTCTGTCGCAGCTTCTCATAAACCTTGCGATCCTGTGATGAAGAAATAAACATTGTTAGTGACACAAACTTTGCTCATCCAAATAAGCAACTGTTACCTGCTCACTAACAGATGGACGTAGCTGTTTCAGCGCTTCCTCAAAGTTCAATTTGCGCACACACAAATCATCGGTATTGGTATTATCACTGTTCAGCGCCTGACGCAGTGCAAACATGGAAGCCTGCTTCACCAAACCAGCCAAATCAGCACCAGTATAACCATCGGTTTGAGCCGCCAACTCATTGAGGTCCACATCCTCAGCCAACACTGGTCGCTTGCCAttctacaaaattaaattaaatttaaattcaacaaacaaattgtcaACGCTTACCTTTGTGGTAGCTTTTAGTATATCGGCGCGTTCTTGCTCATCGGGCAATCCCACATAGAGTATGGTATCCAGGCGACCTGGACGCAATATGGCCGGATCAATAATGTCCGGTCGATTGGTAGCAGCCAGTATATAAACGCCTTTGCGTTCCTCCACACCATCCATCTCAGTCAGCAGCTGATTGACAATGCGTGTGCCGGAATTGTTGCCATCACCGCCATCTGAACGCTTGGGGCACAACGAATCGAACTCATCGAAGAAGATGACACAGGGCGCCGAATTTCGAGCCCGCTGGAAGCAGGCGCGCACAGCACGCTCACTTTCGCCCACATACTGCAAGCAAAAGCACattttatatgaataaaaGGAATGCAAGCAAGATGTAACTCAAACCATACCATATTCATCAATTCGGGACCTTTGAccgaaatgaaattaatgccTGCCTCGTTGGCAATTGCCTTGGCCAGCAAAGTTTTGCCGCAACCAGGTGGTCCACAGAGCAGCACTCCAGACGGCGCCTCCAGACCCAAGCGTACCAACATCTCGGGATATTTAACAGGTGCCAACACAGCCAGCTTGAGCTCTTCTCGTATGTCGTGCAGCGAGCCAATATCTTCCCATGTGATGTCCGGCACCGTAATGAAACCTTCACGTTTCGCCGATGGCTGCATTACTTTAATGGCCGCAATGAAATCGTCGAGCGTCAAACAGAAATTGTTGTAGACGAACTCTTCAGGTGGATTGTCCAGAAAGTTGGTCAACTCGGCCAATGTGGGCTCATAGAACTCATCCGCAATTGGCTCAACAGTGGGCTTTTCCTTTTGCTCATTCTCTTGGCTTGGGGTTGTTGCATCATCTGCTGTCTTACTATCAACTTCCATTGGAGTTTCGCTCTCTTTGTTGGCCTCTTCAccatttgtttctttcttttcgaTATCTGCAGTAGCAGCTGATTCAGCTGTTTTCGTGTCTGTTGGCGTCTTCTCCTTGGCCTCATCATCTGCTTTATCCTCGCCAGGCTCATCATCATCCAACGTCACAGTGGTCATATTGAGCTCACTTGCAGCGTGCAATTCACGAAACTTTTGCATCGATCGACGTTTGACGGCAATTGTTGCAGCACGTGACACCAAGGCAAGCAGATCGGCGCCCACATAACCGGGCGTCAACTCAGCAACTTTATCATAGTTAAACTTGGGATCAATTGCCAGACTCTCGCACTGAATTCGCAAGATTTCCCGACGCTCTTTTCGCGACGGTATGTGTATGGCAATCTCATGATCGAATCGCCCAATGCGACGTAGACCCGGATCAAGGGTATCCGGTCGTGTGGTAGCGCCGATGACAACTACAGATTGACCAAATTCAGTGCTTTTCAGCTGATCCAAGCTGGTTATGAGCTGCGAAACAATGCGACGCTCCATGTCCTTGGCAGCCCACTGACGATTGCCGGCAATGGCATCGATTTCATCAATAAACAAGACACACGGCGAATTGTCAATGGCCAGCTCAAagatatcacgtatacgctcCTCCGACTCACCCGAAATGCCACCTATCAGCTCTGTGGCAGGCACCTCCAGCAAAGGCATTTTCAATTGCTACAACGGaagaaattgtttaatgaacattgaaatttatttcaacagTTTTACTTACACCTGCAATGGCTCGTGCCAAATAGGTTTTCCCACAACCAGGCGGACCATGCAACAGCAGGCCGCGCGAGGGTAGCAAACCCAGTTGAAAGTAAAACTCTGGTGATTTGATATGTATAAGCATCTCGCATAGCTCCTTTAATGTGCCATCCATGCCACCAATATCACGGAAGCTCTCATTTGACCGAGTGATCTCAACttcctttttatatttgcGTACTCGCGACGGTGCACGTTCGTTGAATTCACGTGATGTCGGTTGTCGCTGCTGGAACTGATCATATGATGAGCAGCTTGCTCCATGGGGCTCCTTACGTGAGCCAGCATCATTGTTGCCCTTAGAAGCGTTTACAGAAACTGCAACGacttgaataaataaatattatcaatcTTTATTATTAAGACTGTGACttatcaatttaaaagtattcaattacaattcctcaatttttttaatataatatgtaataaaatatatcatgcctatattgaattgaagattaaattcaacaatgcaaaattacgttaatttgtattcaatttcaagaaataaaatgttaaactaAACTAGCagttaattttgaatttctcgGACAATCAGCTTTTCTTTTGAAGCTGCAACAGCTGATTGACAAAGTGTTGCTCAATGCTAATAGATAAATAAGCTTCGATCTTTCAGCGAACACTGCACAACACTGTATATATTGCTATGCTGCTCACACGAATATTCCCAATGTTTGTAAGCTAGCTAATGTCATTTGCactgtaaatatattaaaattttctttttgtactCACACTTTTTGGGATTGACAGCTGATGCGTTGGCACCGCCGCCCACTTCCTGTCGAGTGCCTGCAAATGATGCTATAGTTAAATCGTGCTTGACTGTAGATAAGGCACAAatacatgtatatgtgtaAATGTTTtagttcaattcaattctttCAAGAGGATTACTCACTTTTCTTGGCATGCACATTAGCTGCCGGTGTAGCTGATTCCTCCAAGGGACGTTTCAATGCTTTTATAGTGGCAGCAATATTGACATTCGGTGGTGGACCTCCATTTGGTGGACTATTTGAGacatcatcatcgttctcATCGCCACTGGAAATGTCAATGGGTTCATTGCTAGGTTTTGTGGCAATCGGGGGTTTCTTagcctgttgctgttgatggtTGCTACTGTACAGGCCATGCATCATATTGCTCATGACACTGttctttgctgttgtcgcttgtGCTTCGTCTGATGCGTaatcgtcttcgtcgtcggAGCTGCTCGCTTTGTCCAAATTATAGCTGTCCGAAATGATGGAAAATGCTGCAAAATCCAATGAAAGAATATGAGTTGAAATTGCATTGATATACGCTCTATCTGTTGACAAAAAGGGTATTTAATGGGAAGCCTTTTTcattcaataatttcattactAAATGGGTGGCAACCACATGACAAATGCAACAGCTGCATAACTTCGGAACCTTTTGTTACAACGGTTATTCCTATTTCTTATTATTGCGATTACGGGTATCGTGCAGTCGATCATGTCTgtttttcttacttgttacttttgttgtcGTCATGCGCACAAATGCTGCCTTTATTTACTTCCTCACATTTATTTACCTTGATGCACTAGTTGTCTGAATGGTCCAAGTTTGCGACGCGAATATTCGGGATATTTGCGCATCAACTCCTTGGTCATCTGCTTCACATCCAAATACGTCTCGTCGATGTGCTCCTCAAGGTACtgcacaacaataaaacaaacaaaacaccaaaattattattacattcgTTTTATCAAAAACTAACCTTGCTTTCGCGTGTCTTTTTTTGCGTTGCAGTTCGTTGCTTGCCGGCAACTTCAGCAAACGTGCATTTCGAGACAAAACAGAAACTGCATTCAGAAAGAAATTACCTGCTTGACACGATTGGTTATTAAATGGTCGTGCAATAGTGGTTTGTTCTTCTTCATATTCTGGGTAGATCAAATAAAATCTACAAATTCCAGCACGAGAATAAAGTTCGCGTTTTTTGCCCGCTACAAACGACGCCGACGCTAAAAGCAGCGTGACCACATgttgaattgcaaaatatactaatttacaTAAGTCAACACACAATATGCAATAATACTAGAACTATTAACGGTTTCTTGAGACATTTGCAATAATCAAATGGACTTGTTTGGCTTACCTATCAATGAATTGATATAAATTGTGAAAACTTCAATTAACAGACGATTGCTTTGACATTGAaagaatgtaaaaatatagcaTAGCTTTCAGCTATCGATTATCGATAAATTCATTTCAGTGTTATAAAACTATAGTAATATTAGcgcgtaaatttaaaattttcctcTCGGCCATCACGAACACAGAAATCTGCcgttttgaatttcaatttaagcaAGCGAAATTTTTACACcgcatatttttttcaataatttccagcattaattaattccgcttcatattgaaatttgatttatttggaTTTTGTGCATTCAACAAAAACGTTTTAACTTATCactaaataacttaaataaagatatattttatgcttagAGATatttactaataataataatcgtaatATTATAACTAAACTGAACGGAATGAGGATTATCATCAATAAGCCATTTCAAGTTCTATGCAATATTTTCATGCGAATTGCCAACACTTTTGATCCAGTTAGTTAACTAAAAGTTATCTATTAATATAGATAAGGAGAAGATCGTTTTGATGCCTGAAATTGGGACTAATCGGAAGGCACTACAATTggtatatagagtatataatacaaataaaggtgctgctgctgcaaaaattgaagaaaaaggGGGAttagaaacaattttaaagtaaaaattatcAGTCGGTGCTTTTTtgcaatgtttgtttttttttccattttttcgTGGAACGACgataaacaaataagaaatgtAAGCCAGCAGAGTGTGGGAAGACTGAATCAGAGCTGCTTCTTTGTCGCTTGCTGTGTCGCGTCCTTTGCATCCTTCTTAATCATATCGCTAACATACGGACTTACGCTGGCATCGACCAACGAACGTTTCACCTGCTGCGGAGTCGTAGCATTTGTTCTTTTTGCCACTTGAGGTACAGATGTAACTGGCGTAGGAATATCTAAAGGAATTGTTCGTCTAACCGGTTGTGGTGACAACTTAATCGGTGTCGTGGGCCTTGTGTTGGATGTGGGACGCACATTGTTCATGCCACTGCCCATAGATTGATGTGAATTATGAAAAGGTGTGCCAGCTGGATGTGTGCACAGTTCCGATTCGGAGCTATTAAACATTTGCAAGGACTTCGCCGCCTTTGGCAATGTGATGCCTTGCAAGACCCAAACCAGTTGATCCTTGAGCCAGCACAATTGATCGATCATTGAACTGATGAGCGAACCGGGCGTATCAAAGTCATTGGGTATCATGCCATCCACATGATTCTCAAAGTAACTGAACATGGGAAACCAGACGCGAGTGCGCGTCGAATCGCTTTGCATCAAAGcctgttaaataaaattcgaatTAGATTCATTTTCATTAGGAGGAGAATAATGCACTTGCCCGATTATTGGCCAACGTGTGGTAATAAAGAAAGAGTCGCGACGTTATGTAAAAGGCCACAAACACATCGATGGAGTAGTGCTCATGGGCAGCcaatataaagaatatgccaAACATGTTCAACAGCCAAGTCATCGTATGCAGGAAGTACAGATTACGCGGCGTAtctaaatgaaatgcaaacaaagtGAATCAATTTATCAAGATCAAGTGAGATCAAGCGCAAGCACCTCTACTTACATTCGGTAATAAAGAAATTGAGCAGGGTCAATGCCACAGTGTGTCCACTGAACATGTAATCGCCACACGTGCGCACCCCTTGGATGGACATTCCCAATCCACTCCAGATGCGATAGGCACGTGTCATGCGTATGACCAACGCACCAATCATATCCACGTTGGGATCATCGATGGCAAAGTCCTTCTGATTGCACTGCAGATGCGTACCAGGCACACTCAGTGATGTGATCAGCATGGTGACGCAGCGCAGCAGAAAAACGGTGCCAGCCAATGCGAAGAAGCGACGCAACAACACCATTCGATACTTGTGAAAGATGAGCACAATCAGCCAGACGGTAAATAAAAGAGAACCCGTTATTTCGCACATATTGAAGGCCCAGGGAATGTGGGGAACATTGTCGAGGAATATATCCGGTAGCGGTGGATAACGTTTCATATCGGGAACTCGTTCATGCACGATGACCATGACAAACGAAGTTATCCATGTCACCACAAACGAATAGCCTGCAACAGATATTCCATTGAAAGTGGTGTTATTACACatgatttaaaacaaaataaatcagaACATGCTTCTCGGAAGTATTTGACTAACAGATACCCTAGtaacttgtttttaaattatgctaaatatgtatgtgtaaaactttcaaaaataaaacaaaaacattttttactatttttaggGTCTACAAATAATACCTCATTACactaaataaacttttttggATATTTAACTATAATATGCATTCATTTGTATTAAGACAGCACAATAAAATGTCTACAAAATTATCTCATTCATAAGCtttgattgattttagtaCCCGAAAGCCCTTGtgtcttaaattaaaaaatatatattaagcTACGTTTATCACTAAGAAGTGTTGTCACCAAATTTGATGACGCTAGCTCAAATAGTTCCAGAGATAGAAATAAACCTAGACGAAAAGTTTAAAAGTActaaacacataaataatgcataaaGAGGTCGAAAAAGACTTCTCTAGACTTTGTCCTACATTGTGACTATCGAGTAATTACTTATAAGCTATTCTATTTATGGCAATCAAATGATATTAATTAAGCCCCACACCGAATTCTGCTTACACTCACTTAATTCTACGataaaaaattacataaaaaagtGCATAAGCatttacacacatatgtacatatcaaCATGCTATGACTGTTATTCTCTTTTCTTACTCTGCGCTTTCGCTGACCAAAGCTTTAATGTTGATCTCTTGCAGGgtatcaaaaaaatttgaactCTTTGAGCTAGACAAAGCAAACGGCATATCTCGCGCTCTCTTTCTAGCTCGCATAATGcctaaaatacatttaaaaattttgtgcACGAAATGTTACACAAAAGcgcaacagaaaaaaaacaaaaaaaaaattccactACATgcagtaaacaaaacaaatgcgacTGGGAGTGGGAGTGAGAGCGAGACACATGTatttacatgtgtgtgtatgtttaacctccaaaatataaataacagtAACGCACGCCGCGCATTGGCGTCATTGGCGTAATAAGACAGtaactaaatttataattaatcaaaTGACGTCGCAAAACTATgacactctcgctctctgctgAACTTTGGTATAGAGTGAGCGGAAGAAATGCATTTGTAGATTACGAATATCAAGGTTATTGCATATGATTGATCAAATGACCGATAAGTGAACCCATTTCGAAAAGCTCTCACCTAAGCTAATGGCCGTCTTGAAATATTCGGGTGCCACCAAACGTTgactgctcttgctgctgctgcagtcgcgttgtccattgctgctgctgcaattgtaGCCTGGACAGTCCTGGCACGTTGAGGGGGAGGGGCACGTTTCGTTTGTCatggtggcggcggtggcgttGCCACCCGGCACACAGGATGTGTGGATCGCATCTGTTAGGACACCGTGCAGCTGATACTGGTGCTGAGGCTGGAGCTGCTGATACTTTTGTCGCTGCTCGTGCGtccattgctgctgcaattgacTGACGAGCAACCAAAATCGCTTCAGCTCACCAAAGGGCACCTGAGAGTAGCCAAGCCTATAGCGAAAATCACGCACATCCGATTCGCTTAATGTGAGCAGCACCTGACCATCAATGGCCTCCGAGTTGATACAGGAGATGAGTTGATTTGAGAAGTGATCCTTGCTGTTGCGCAGCCATTGTATCACATCCGTCGGCTGCCAGTGCTCAATTTGCTCCActttgttattgctattataattgaagctatgttttctttgttgttgtgtcttgTAGTTGAGATAATGTCCATCAGCTGTTGACGTTGAAGTTGGACTTGAAGTCAGCGTTGCCGGTGTCGCTGACTCACAAATTTCACCGTCATCGTCGCACATTATTGCTTAAAgctttcttttctcttcttcttttgcgttttttatggttaatttttgtttgtacaAATTCTCTATTATCAACAAATTTTGACAAGTTTTGTAAAGTTGGCGAACTGGATGCGCGAGTGAAGCATTTTAAGCGCTGGCGAGCTGATTACTCATTGGCCTCCTATCAGCGACACATAATTTTACGttttaacatttgtttttcaaaacacacacgttcaatttttgtcttttttgttgttagttgCTCTCGAAATTCCAGCGACTGCctgcttgtgttttttttcttgtaaCACTGCCATAACACTCTCTGTTAACTGTGGAGCACCATGTTAACTGCGGAGTCGCTTTAGCTTAAATTGTCGCGCAGCCAACTTAGCTTTGCGATGTTTTCGATAGCGCGATGTTATAAAACTTGGGCGCTAATCGaaactttttaaaagtttGCCATTTCACTTCACCTTAAGTGATGCAGTGACATTAAGAATAtagcaataaaacaaaatttcatcagtttgcattttcaattcatcgctttttattttgtttttttttttaatataaaaatggcATTTCTTTACTAATATTAAGTTTAAATTACTAATGTAAAGTATGTATGATCGCggcaattgaaaaatatatgtttatatatcaagtgaaaaatatgtataatgtGAACCATGAAACGTCGTCTGCCAAGCGTATATAATGTGTAAATATGAAAGCGTTCAAGTTTTgacttaaataataa
This is a stretch of genomic DNA from Drosophila albomicans strain 15112-1751.03 chromosome 3, ASM965048v2, whole genome shotgun sequence. It encodes these proteins:
- the LOC117571415 gene encoding carboxypeptidase B; the protein is MQTTKTKRVKKTKSRVQKLIAITTPKLPIRRLVIPRPDVLHTYLEYNQINQYLEYIVNRYSNFVKLYTLGITHEKREVRALEINWMNPDNVELPTTLRMQAAKQAELYRSSGAKGPMVLPGDKNRNIIFIEAGTHAREWITVSTSLNCIYQLTERYTRNIEVLRNLRFIIVPLVNPDGYEYSRTKNRNWRKNRRPHKGTKFVGTDCNRNYDVYWESGPSKTQRNTYKGERPFSEPETRAMRNILDSLAPNLLFFLSLHSYGQSIMYPWGYCRDPPYHWRELHTLATCGRTAIKTYNGREYRTGSISCLTKRTIAGSVVDYVYGVLKAPMALVMELPSRELGFQPPVEMISQIGHESWFGIREMCKSAFDLRRRINRDEEPVAPRPPRAAGAGDCASAANSSGEEKKTTPKKVRMRKRSKRTILSQHADILEMQKRHKAATMMLPRRPLTAPALVRRAGQGDEPSDTV
- the LOC117571404 gene encoding nuclear valosin-containing protein-like isoform X3, whose amino-acid sequence is MKKNKPLLHDHLITNRVKQYLEEHIDETYLDVKQMTKELMRKYPEYSRRKLGPFRQLVHQAFSIISDSYNLDKASSSDDEDDYASDEAQATTAKNSVMSNMMHGLYSSNHQQQQAKKPPIATKPSNEPIDISSGDENDDDVSNSPPNGGPPPNVNIAATIKALKRPLEESATPAANVHAKKSTRQEVGGGANASAVNPKKFVAVSVNASKGNNDAGSRKEPHGASCSSYDQFQQRQPTSREFNERAPSRVRKYKKEVEITRSNESFRDIGGMDGTLKELCEMLIHIKSPEFYFQLGLLPSRGLLLHGPPGCGKTYLARAIAGQLKMPLLEVPATELIGGISGESEERIRDIFELAIDNSPCVLFIDEIDAIAGNRQWAAKDMERRIVSQLITSLDQLKSTEFGQSVVVIGATTRPDTLDPGLRRIGRFDHEIAIHIPSRKERREILRIQCESLAIDPKFNYDKVAELTPGYVGADLLALVSRAATIAVKRRSMQKFRELHAASELNMTTVTLDDDEPGEDKADDEAKEKTPTDTKTAESAATADIEKKETNGEEANKESETPMEVDSKTADDATTPSQENEQKEKPTVEPIADEFYEPTLAELTNFLDNPPEEFVYNNFCLTLDDFIAAIKVMQPSAKREGFITVPDITWEDIGSLHDIREELKLAVLAPVKYPEMLVRLGLEAPSGVLLCGPPGCGKTLLAKAIANEAGINFISVKGPELMNMYVGESERAVRACFQRARNSAPCVIFFDEFDSLCPKRSDGGDGNNSGTRIVNQLLTEMDGVEERKGVYILAATNRPDIIDPAILRPGRLDTILYVGLPDEQERADILKATTKNGKRPVLAEDVDLNELAAQTDGYTGADLAGLVKQASMFALRQALNSDNTNTDDLCVRKLNFEEALKQLRPSVSEQDRKVYEKLRQKYAAPRVPLLERK
- the LOC117571404 gene encoding nuclear valosin-containing protein-like isoform X2 encodes the protein MKKNKPLLHDHLITNRVKQYLEEHIDETYLDVKQMTKELMRKYPEYSRRKLGPFRQLVHQAFSIISDSYNLDKASSSDDEDDYASDEAQATTAKNSVMSNMMHGLYSSNHQQQQAKKPPIATKPSNEPIDISSGDENDDDVSNSPPNGGPPPNVNIAATIKALKRPLEESATPAANVHAKKIKHDLTIASFAGTRQEVGGGANASAVNPKKFSVNASKGNNDAGSRKEPHGASCSSYDQFQQRQPTSREFNERAPSRVRKYKKEVEITRSNESFRDIGGMDGTLKELCEMLIHIKSPEFYFQLGLLPSRGLLLHGPPGCGKTYLARAIAGQLKMPLLEVPATELIGGISGESEERIRDIFELAIDNSPCVLFIDEIDAIAGNRQWAAKDMERRIVSQLITSLDQLKSTEFGQSVVVIGATTRPDTLDPGLRRIGRFDHEIAIHIPSRKERREILRIQCESLAIDPKFNYDKVAELTPGYVGADLLALVSRAATIAVKRRSMQKFRELHAASELNMTTVTLDDDEPGEDKADDEAKEKTPTDTKTAESAATADIEKKETNGEEANKESETPMEVDSKTADDATTPSQENEQKEKPTVEPIADEFYEPTLAELTNFLDNPPEEFVYNNFCLTLDDFIAAIKVMQPSAKREGFITVPDITWEDIGSLHDIREELKLAVLAPVKYPEMLVRLGLEAPSGVLLCGPPGCGKTLLAKAIANEAGINFISVKGPELMNMYVGESERAVRACFQRARNSAPCVIFFDEFDSLCPKRSDGGDGNNSGTRIVNQLLTEMDGVEERKGVYILAATNRPDIIDPAILRPGRLDTILYVGLPDEQERADILKATTKNGKRPVLAEDVDLNELAAQTDGYTGADLAGLVKQASMFALRQALNSDNTNTDDLCVRKLNFEEALKQLRPSVSEQDRKVYEKLRQKYAAPRVPLLERK
- the LOC117571404 gene encoding nuclear valosin-containing protein-like isoform X1, yielding MKKNKPLLHDHLITNRVKQYLEEHIDETYLDVKQMTKELMRKYPEYSRRKLGPFRQLVHQAFSIISDSYNLDKASSSDDEDDYASDEAQATTAKNSVMSNMMHGLYSSNHQQQQAKKPPIATKPSNEPIDISSGDENDDDVSNSPPNGGPPPNVNIAATIKALKRPLEESATPAANVHAKKIKHDLTIASFAGTRQEVGGGANASAVNPKKFVAVSVNASKGNNDAGSRKEPHGASCSSYDQFQQRQPTSREFNERAPSRVRKYKKEVEITRSNESFRDIGGMDGTLKELCEMLIHIKSPEFYFQLGLLPSRGLLLHGPPGCGKTYLARAIAGQLKMPLLEVPATELIGGISGESEERIRDIFELAIDNSPCVLFIDEIDAIAGNRQWAAKDMERRIVSQLITSLDQLKSTEFGQSVVVIGATTRPDTLDPGLRRIGRFDHEIAIHIPSRKERREILRIQCESLAIDPKFNYDKVAELTPGYVGADLLALVSRAATIAVKRRSMQKFRELHAASELNMTTVTLDDDEPGEDKADDEAKEKTPTDTKTAESAATADIEKKETNGEEANKESETPMEVDSKTADDATTPSQENEQKEKPTVEPIADEFYEPTLAELTNFLDNPPEEFVYNNFCLTLDDFIAAIKVMQPSAKREGFITVPDITWEDIGSLHDIREELKLAVLAPVKYPEMLVRLGLEAPSGVLLCGPPGCGKTLLAKAIANEAGINFISVKGPELMNMYVGESERAVRACFQRARNSAPCVIFFDEFDSLCPKRSDGGDGNNSGTRIVNQLLTEMDGVEERKGVYILAATNRPDIIDPAILRPGRLDTILYVGLPDEQERADILKATTKNGKRPVLAEDVDLNELAAQTDGYTGADLAGLVKQASMFALRQALNSDNTNTDDLCVRKLNFEEALKQLRPSVSEQDRKVYEKLRQKYAAPRVPLLERK
- the LOC117571404 gene encoding nuclear valosin-containing protein-like isoform X4; the encoded protein is MKKNKPLLHDHLITNRVKQYLEEHIDETYLDVKQMTKELMRKYPEYSRRKLGPFRQLVHQAFSIISDSYNLDKASSSDDEDDYASDEAQATTAKNSVMSNMMHGLYSSNHQQQQAKKPPIATKPSNEPIDISSGDENDDDVSNSPPNGGPPPNVNIAATIKALKRPLEESATPAANVHAKKSTRQEVGGGANASAVNPKKFSVNASKGNNDAGSRKEPHGASCSSYDQFQQRQPTSREFNERAPSRVRKYKKEVEITRSNESFRDIGGMDGTLKELCEMLIHIKSPEFYFQLGLLPSRGLLLHGPPGCGKTYLARAIAGQLKMPLLEVPATELIGGISGESEERIRDIFELAIDNSPCVLFIDEIDAIAGNRQWAAKDMERRIVSQLITSLDQLKSTEFGQSVVVIGATTRPDTLDPGLRRIGRFDHEIAIHIPSRKERREILRIQCESLAIDPKFNYDKVAELTPGYVGADLLALVSRAATIAVKRRSMQKFRELHAASELNMTTVTLDDDEPGEDKADDEAKEKTPTDTKTAESAATADIEKKETNGEEANKESETPMEVDSKTADDATTPSQENEQKEKPTVEPIADEFYEPTLAELTNFLDNPPEEFVYNNFCLTLDDFIAAIKVMQPSAKREGFITVPDITWEDIGSLHDIREELKLAVLAPVKYPEMLVRLGLEAPSGVLLCGPPGCGKTLLAKAIANEAGINFISVKGPELMNMYVGESERAVRACFQRARNSAPCVIFFDEFDSLCPKRSDGGDGNNSGTRIVNQLLTEMDGVEERKGVYILAATNRPDIIDPAILRPGRLDTILYVGLPDEQERADILKATTKNGKRPVLAEDVDLNELAAQTDGYTGADLAGLVKQASMFALRQALNSDNTNTDDLCVRKLNFEEALKQLRPSVSEQDRKVYEKLRQKYAAPRVPLLERK